One window of Prinia subflava isolate CZ2003 ecotype Zambia chromosome W unlocalized genomic scaffold, Cam_Psub_1.2 scaffold_39_NEW, whole genome shotgun sequence genomic DNA carries:
- the LOC134565198 gene encoding uncharacterized protein LOC134565198, which translates to MSLFEGIMSFGVKACLYFWSLGFFEVLKPFWSLGLFSYPAIAPILSLMHSFCNRGALTRIFIGLGLVVMICKRFIKMLLVPGMYGSWLWLCTQFVRGEAGEEAFQPLLSFFSSELFTSLLENVWSSLTAKDTIFLAFNLVSFLYTVCSLYKMKAEISRGAGETPDLGVKPRVKNSEWRGKWEDMGQILKEFSDPVVWDFPSEQIQNPAEVVKYLKERCHGNTKEERIIAVSWALAHAYRTLLDTVGQQIEEREQGDKLVTVPVTQAAANIPGSRPVVKPDSKPQPMAVAANTKGGKCKSKTDRRVEDDDDPREGPSPTSETTASGTDSGANIDSFSLKDL; encoded by the coding sequence atgtctctttttgaaggtataatgtcatttggagtgaaagcctgcctttatttctggtcattagggttctttgaagttttaaaacctttttggtCGTTAGGTTTATTCTCTTATCCAGCAATAGCTCCGATATTGTCCCTGATGCATAGCTTTTGTAACCGTGGGGCcctaaccagaatatttatcgggctgggcttggttgtgatgatttgcaagaggtttataaaaatgttattGGTTCCAGGAATGTATGGTTCATGGTTATGGTTGTgtactcagtttgttaggggagaagcaggggaagaggcttttcagcctttgctttccttcttctcctccgaattgtttacatctctattagaaaatgtttggtcctccctgactgccaaggacaccatctttctggcatttaatttagtaagctttctttatactgtctgcagtttatataagatgaaggctgagatttctagaggggctggcgagactcctgatttaggagtgaaaccaagggtgaagaattctgagtggcgtgggaaatgggaggatatgggccaaattttaaaggagttttctgaccctgtagtctgggacttcccatctgaacaaattcagaacccagctgaggtggtaaagtatctgaaagagaggtgccatggtaacactaaggaggaaaggatcattgcagtgagctgggccctggcacatgcttatcgcaccctgctagatactgtggggcagcagatagaggaaagggaacagggagataaattagttactgtcccagtcactcaggctgcagcaaacatcccaggctccaggccagtagttaaaccagacagtaagccccaaccaatggctgttgctgcaaatacaaaaggtggaaagtgtaaaagcaagactgaccgaagggtggaggatgatgatgatccaagagaaggaccatcaccaacatcagagaccacagcaagtggcacagattccggagccaatattgattccttctccctgaaggacctttga